TAGGGCGATTTATAAGTCGTTGGTATTCTAGAGGGAAACAAATATGGAACAATCTGTGTTATTGAGGCCATACTGTATctgcatatttttcttttacttccTTTCTCAGCATACTTCTTTACCACAGGCGTCGGTATAAAAGGCACGTGCCCTCATCCAGTTTTGGTGAACCGAGAAAAAAATCAGTTGTTGCCGATTCAAAAGAACCGTTTTTGTTCAAAAGTCTCATTTTGTTGAaaagttgttgttgctgttaagttgttgctgttattaaaaagggagggttttttgttattaaatactaaaaaaacaTTCAGATATTAGAATTCGTGGTACGGAATGCACAGATGATCCAATGCTTCGGAAATTTTAAGGTACAAAACGGAAGATACGTATTCAATTTTCACCACGAGTTGCGGCCGTGGTTTTGATGACTATTCGACTATTTTCTGTATTGCAGAAATTACTTGACGAGAAATGGAGTCCTACGATCGTTTTCGTTAAGCTGAATATTGATATTCATGCAATGTTAATGTGTGCCTGTTCCTCAGAATTAGGATGATACTTATGGtaaaatatgtttatgttaCATTTGTACCACATTATAGAAGTTTCAAACGTTAAATTTCCTATTTTTAAGAAGTCGATAGGTTATTTTTATAAGAATGTCCTTCTCTTGTACGTTGATATCCATCATCAGAAATAGCGCTTTGTACACAATGGAAGGTTAACCTTGATTAACTGCAATCCATGCATGTACACCAAAGCTGAATCTTTATTATTTGGTTGGCGCATTGAAATACTATACCACGCGTTGGGAAGTCAACTCCGAGTCCGATCCGGTATATGCGCACTACATACAACATTCACTGATACAATATTCGTTCGCAAGGTCATGTATTGAACAGAACAATTGCAAATTTCATGAACTCGGGCCACAATCTAAACTGAAGTGTTTCGCCGTTCTACAGAAAAGTCTGAACTTTTCAATACTCCATTCAAGAAGTAAGATCAAAACTATGTTATTTTCAGACAGTGTCCACATCATATTCCAAGCTAGTAGGCCTAACTTACGACTATGTTTATACTGCAGCAATATCGTGTTAACAGCCTAACCATTAGGCTGCGTAGTAACATAGTACTTAAGTAGCCTAGCAAGTAGCATCTAGGCTACAGTACATCTATGTGACCGGAATTATTAAGCATCGCGAAAACAAAATCACACGACTCCGTTATATTTGGACATAGCAAGGTAAGGCCTTGCCAATTTTTGTGGTTTGTTTAATAAATGGTACATAACGTAACTTAGGTCTAACTTCAGGCTATTTTCTTACTTCAATCACGAATTATTTTTATCTTGGCCTAACTTAGCAACCTTGCTACTTAGGCCTAGGGCTAACTGGTAGTAAGGGTTAGCCCTACCCAACATTAGATAGGTTCCTCCCCAGGAAAGGGGGAAAACCCCATGATGTGACCATTTAACATTACCAGTATCAATTTTACTCTTGAGAAAACTTGAGAATGCATAAAGCCAAATacctgcatttttttttaaacatcttgcaggatttatgtttttatatttcctcAGCTTTCTTACCATTTTAACTCTTGACTATGTTATTCATTTCTTCTGCAGCAATGAAGCAACATAGGCCCCACCTTTCACTTGTCATGCTTTCATCATTGGCATTTTTCCTACTAATTATTTTCCCTGACGTCAGCAACACTTCATCATGCTCTTGGGAGGGACAAGTCTCATCAGATTCATCCCTGTTCTCCAATTCACTCTCTCTAAGTAATACCGATGCTGTTGTGCATATTAATAATGCAGTGAAAAGACTTCAAGTCCATAACTTGATGCCAACAAATACAGTAAGTAATTTTCTAAAAATGATTTGCCCTATTTGATTTTCCCGTTCCATTTATTACAATCATGTTGTCATAACATTACAGTCACTGAGAAGTAACAGAAACAAGACTTTATCAAATTATACACCACAAAGTAATCCAGTACATACAGAGAAAGCTGTGTTTGAATCTTGTTCCTGTATAGCCTTTTGAAGAATCTGAATGTTACcctaaaaatattacaaagtagTATGGTACCTATGTCAAATACTGCTATACATGTTTGCACTTGCAGAGGGCCATTTTCTCATtctgcatagcattttgcgattCGATAATTATTCCCTGTTCACTATAACTATCTATATGCAGTACGTCAAGTAATTTATTTTAGTATGTTTTACTTCGATTCTGCTTGTTATATCCTATCTTTGCTTCTTTATAATTTTAGCAAAACATATCTGCATATAGATACTTCATTGTTGCCCACGTAAGATGTGTTGATGATAGAAGTGATGTTGGGAGGGTGTTATTCTCCAGAGGAGGGGGAGCAGTCATCACGATCATTGTCCCCTCTGAAACTGTGACAGGTGAGCACATCACCCAGAAAGTGCTTTCCCTAGAGGGAGCTCCAGTAGAGATGGACCAGTCATGCTCTTCGGCTATTTGTGATCCAGGATGGGTGGCACCTCTTCCTACCAGCCAAGACCACCACTTGATAAAGGTCCAGATATCAACGAGAGGGGGCTATCATGGTATCCAATCTTCTCAGTGAGTACTCTTACACTTTGAATTAAAAATTGCCTGCATCATTAACTAAACAGACTCCAGTTTGCACTGGTAGTGTAATGCTATATGTGTAGATAAAAATTATTGGAggataacatttaaaaaaacagacaatttTTTATTCCTGTGTGGTTTGGTGGAGgaagtattgtttattgatgaagtaatttgaatgtttttgtcttttcaaaGGACAAAGAAATTATTGGGAATAATGGCAATTGAATAGGTTTACCTTTGGAATGTAAGCCCTGTATCTGACCGACTGAGCCATGACGATAGGAAAAGGGTTCTCATGAGGTAGCCTACAATGCCAAACTTACTAACTGGCTgcattgttttcttgttttcggatttttgttattttaatttttgtttgtagGTTTATCATTCATGTGGATGGATATTGGAGAGAGTTTGAATCAGGTGATTCTCCTCTCACTACTATAAGTGAATCGATGAACAGCAGACACATCCAGGACCACCTCAGATCGTTAAAACCAACTATTGTTTACTACCTGTCACCCTTGACCTCACCAATGTTCCTTCTCAGTGATGAGAGGGGTCTTATATTTTCCAGCAATGATTTTAAAGATAACATCTTCTTGCAGGTAGGAAAACATTCCTACTTTTGTAAAAACTATCACCATACCAGTAAAAAACATTTTGCTATGTGTGATGTGGACTTCCATGTCCCATTGGTTCAAAAAGTTAGTATTTGTCTCCTTAGAACAGACATATTGAAGGCAGATTGAAAATACATTATAGATTTAATGTAAAATCATTACTGACAGCTCTcctttttcaaattatttcaaatgtgTAGTTATTTCAGTTGATATGATCTGTGAGACTGAATTGTTGTGAGACTGCATCCCTGTGAGACTGAATCAGTGAATCTGATCGCGTCTTGGCCATTTGATCATGAGTAGTTTCTATTCCGTTTCTAAGCTACTTGTGATCCACACTTGTAGTAATATGGTCATGATCACCCAATTACAGTCTTGATTCAAGGGAACTGGAGGTTGAGAGTGGATCCTCTATATTTTGGGTCACTGTTCTTAACAAAGATCATGTGTAGGATCTATTCCCTTTCCCTGTGGGACTTGAGATACACATTTGATATATAGCATTGTCATAATACAAGGTAACAGTCTTGATTCATGGGAACTAGGGTTGAGAGTTCCGTTGTTTTgagtgacttttctttaaaaagaaaTCTGTTGattgaatttattatttatgcATGATTTATTGTTGGATTATGTCTCCTTAATTAGGTCACCTGTATCACAACTTAAACTAAGCACgcaaaaaattaccaaaatttgaGAACTGTTTGAACCAAGCTTGGACCAAGTTGGACTAAACCATTTATAATTAGGATACTGGTCTCTTAATTAGACCGAGCCATACCTCATAATGCATGAATAATACTACATAATTTGGTCTGAAAATCAACCCACTGCAAAATGCAGTTTTAAGTATGGGTAAACAATTAGAAGCATCAAACCTTTTTGTTTCTGTAGGTAACAGCAACCACAGTCACGAGAGTTTGCGAGGAGGACGCTAGATTTGTTGTGTCGCTGCCCGACCGCATCTTGTATGGTGATTCATACGCTGCCTTTGAGATCTTTGGAAACTTTGCCGTTGTCAGCCAACAAAGTATGGATTTTATACCGATCAATGAGGTATCTTGTATAAAGGCAATTATCATCCCACCTCATTCTTACCTGGTGGAGTGGTTTATCTATCTGATTGGAAGTGATGGATTGGCTACCGATAAAATATACCAAGCTATCATTCACACCGGTGAGGATAAAAAACAACAGCATTTTATCTGTGTATCATGAGAGTGTTGTAGGTCTAGTAGCTTATGTACCACATGACTAGCAGTGTCATGGTGTAGGGCATTAGCAAAATCATGTGGTAGGTATATGGGTACAGCTCCAAATTGTCTAGATGGACAAAGTATGACTGCATTACTACACTAACACAGTGACAATCCTTCAGTCAAGTTTGTGATCAGCTCTGCAATGTCAGCATTCATGTAAATTGGTCACTGCAAGATTCTTAAGGACATTAACCTTGTGTGATTCATATTTAGACCTAGCTCTAGTTGCTGTACAGCTGTGTTTCATATAAATAGTTGGCTCATGGGCCAAATCCGACCTGCGAAAACTTTCAATCCCACTcgcaaaaataaaagaagaaaaaaagtcgATCCACAATTTGCACTTGAGCATCTTACTAGCCTACTCAGCAGAATATTCAGTCTAGGAATAGTGAAATTCTGATTCTGTCTGGTTCAGGCTTTGCTCCAATCAATGTTTTTATGTAACCCTTATAGAAATTTACTTTAGAACCCGGCTTCTACAGGGCTCCATGGTTCATATAACATTTACTGCGGTAGCTACTGTAAAAAGTCATGATCATGTTGCTCTCATAGAAGACCCATCGCTCAAGCAAggatttaaattttatttcttgaCTTGGAATTATGTAATGATACCCAGGTTTTTGATAGTAACAAATTAAGGTACTCATTGCTTAGTGTAACTTTAATTTAGAAAAGATCATTTCATTAGACTGTCTCTAAAATCTTCTGTTTCTCTTCACAGATGAACCACTGGAGTTCTTAGCTGTTACTGATGGAGCTGATTCTGGTGCTTGTGAATTCATTAAAGGTGCAAACACAGGTGTGTGGCAAACCAAATGTCTTGTGTCTTTCAGGTTTCTTATTTCCATGGAACATTTACTTTTAACAACAAATTCAATGTGAGAATTTTGTATTCTGGAACCAAAAGGACATTTTTTCCACTGTCTCTGTTGAATATGCTATTGGATTAGGTCCTGATTGATTGGTAATGGATCAGCTTTTGAATTACCAATCTTAATTACAGGAAgatcaaattgaaatttttgttgttgaattagCCAGCAGAGTTAGGCTGTTAACGTTTGACTGGCCACATCAGACATTTGTGTAACTTACTTTGACTTTTAAAATGACTGTCACAGACCTGATGAAATGTTCATCATACACCATCTATCAAAGCcactttttacatattttatctCTGAAAGATGTGAGCTGCTCTGTGATTGGTGGAGCAGTCAGTGCGACCACACCAAACGAAGCTTTCTTCCTGATGGAGATGGGTGCCGCAGAATGTAACATTGACTCTGGTGGTTGTTACTTTATTCTACAATTGAAAGGCACGTCAGACATTGTCCCATGGAAATTAAAGGAAAAAGgaattggtgggggggggggtggggggttggggggaggggagagagagaatgagaaaaaaagttagTGGGATTCATAATGCAAACCTTGAAATTGACTGTTGAAATCATTTCCACAATCTGTGACTTTGAGAAGAATTTTCTTAAAACACAAATAGTATGTAAATCATACTAAATTAAGATGAGCTTGTTCACTAGACTGTAAAGGTTAATTACAATCAGACATCCTGGGTTGTTCTCTCTCATTACAATAGAGTGTTTCAGTGAGTCGTAACTTCATTTTCTTTCCCTCACTACACCGGACACTGAAACTGTATCAAAGCAGGCCAGATAAACAATGGAGGATCCCTTTTCCATCAATGGGATTTTAAGCTTGAATTAGTTATTGAGGTTAAGCTGGTCGTCCAACTTTGTTATATTCTGAATCTGCAGACAATgttttgtttggaaggtattaAATGGAATAGAATAGCCAATGGAATCCTTCaccagttttgttttaaaatgtcaCTATTTATCTATCATTCCTTTTTGTGTTGTCTTTTGTGATTCATTTCTATGAAAGGCTGTAGCATTCAGACAAATTTAACTATTTCGTGCAATATGAATTCATTGCTGGCTGCTCGCTTACTTCAAACCTTTTTCTTTGTAGGTTCCTTCATGAGCCATACTTGGAGATTGGTGACAAATTTTCCTTGGGGTAACTGTACCCTTATGAGTGAGTAACCAGTGGGGTCAACTGGCAGGCTCATTTTCTCATTTGTAATGTGCAGTTGAAGTCGGAAAagattggtggggggggggggaggagttggTATAAAGGTATTACTAAATCTTGAGTTATTTCAGCAATGCAAGACCTCTTCTACTTTAAGTAGCCGTGGCAGATATTGAAGCAATTCACTACCAACTTTAAAAACTGCAGTATCTATCTATGAAATTTGTTCTAAAATGTTAAGATTCTGAAAGGGATTCAACAGATTACATGATTGAAACCTCAATCCAACTTAGCTAGCAATCTggacatattttgtaatattgtcaCTTTCAGTTGTCATTTTAGTTGGAGTCACAAAATGTCTTTCAGCAACGGTCTAGTTTGGACAAtatttctaatgctaataccactctatactgtcctccaaatcatgctttaaagcacttgtactgacagtatgaacagttccaaaCCTTTATCTAAACAGGACAGAAAGAGGATATTTATTCAGCTGTTGCTTTCCATTCAAGTACTTTAAAGTGTTTCGTGAAAGAatctgtaaataaaatattggcaGAAAGTCCATAAGCTACACATAAACTGGTTGTCTGTTCCTACAACCTCATTGTATAATTTCAGTTGTAGCAGAGTTTTAGATTTCTTGATTGCTCAGAGTACTACTATGTATTTTtaattgtacttttttttgttttttgatatGTATCAAATGACTTCTCTACTTCAACACAAATTATTTATGATAAATCCTAAGGTTCTTTCTTGATCGTAACACCCACTTTTTCTAGATTCAGACCTGTGTGGAATAGAAATGCCATTAAATTTGACCGGGGTTACCACAACTGCCAGACCTTCTAAACACATTTTCCTCTGGGGGAGCACTCTTATACATAGGTaggttttcattcttttttcccGCTCATATCTGTCTTGAAAGTTTCTTTGATAATATGCTTCAAGAAACATATTTCAGCTGTCTTTTCAAGTTGTATTTATTTAGTTCCTTCAAACTTCATAAATGAAGAATTCTCAGTTTTCACAGAGAGAAATAcaagaatatttatatattgtgcatgtttattgttgttttgtttttacaacgaTATCTTCTGACTGCCATTATGTTTGATTTTTGCATTTGTTACAACACCCCTCTCCCATTCCTCTGGAGGACAGAAGAATGTTATTTGTCATGTTTATGTAATTGTATACTAATGTTATTTTATTGTACTCTGCATCAATTGCAGCCCAGATGAAGGAGTTACCTGGCATCAAGTCACTGATTATAATTCTGCTGAGATCATTCTCTTAACAACAAGTGCtgatggtcagatggtgatacTGAATAAGAACCAAGAGGTATGTTTAACTCCAAGACAAAATCCATGAACATCTTCAAGCTTCAAGAGTTATTGGCCATAGGTTAtatccccctcacccccccttTTCTCCTATCTGTGGGCATGCTCCTCTTGACTTTGCTAAACATGAGTACTTAACCAGGTattgaatagaaaaaaaagttgtttaaaGAAGTAATTTTAAATACCTTGGGAAAATTTGCCCTATGACTACAAAACTTGCACAGCAGACCTAAACCAACCAGTCTTAGAATGGAAGATGGTACAATATTTTCTTCAACTGGTACAAAGGATAATTAAAACTTGATTAGTAGTTTTTTAggagaaaataaataatttctaGCTTTCGTAGCCGATAGGAATCCACTTGACTGAGTGAATCTAATGGAATACAATTGTGCAATGTTTAGTATGATTCTTTTCtgaaaacaaattgatatcATAATTTTTGATACAAATATACCCATACTATATTTCTGACAGATTTTGTACGGTTCCTATGGGTCATCTATCTCTCTGACGAAACTACGACCATCATCTGGGTGGCAGCTCAATGAAGTCCTCACTATGTCATCAGAAGTCAACCAAATGGTCAAAACtatttcagtttattttgaTAGTTACTTTGCTTTACGAGAGGTATGGATGGTTCCTTTTTGCTTTCTAATAGCAGTTTTGTAATGTGTTGGGTGATCATTTTAGCGTTGAGATTCGTGTTTGCATATAAGAAAGATGTTTGGAATACATTACCTTTGTAAAGAAACAAAGAAGGTGTTTGGAATACCTTTCCTTTctaaagaataaaaaaggtGTTTGGAATAACTTTCCTTTGTAAAGAAATTTATAAAGGTGTTTGGCATAACTTTCCTTTGTAAAGAAACAAAGAAGGTGCTTGGATTAACGTTCCTTTGTAAATAAGGGAAAAAAAGGTGTGTAGAAAACCTCTCCTTTGTAAACATTTAAAGAATGGTGTTTGGAATTCCTTTCTTTTGTAAACTTTAGAAACAAAGAAAGGTGTTTGGAATTCCTTTCCTTTGTCAAGAATCAAGAACATTAGTTTTCATCTTCAATCCAGGTTATTGTCAGTGAGGACGAATCAAACGGTCAGCTATCCCTCTCATCCCGAATCATACCAGCTGTTAGGATTACACAGTTAGAGAAAGAATCTGCTCCTCTGAGAGCAGGAACTATGACAACAGACAAGGAAGAGCCTCCATCTTGTCCATTCAGTAGGCTCTTGGTCTCCACCGAACTCAGCTCAGTTGAGAGGCAGGAGCACTACAAACTCCGTCCTCCCAGTCTGACGAGGAGCAAACTCCACGATGAGAATTCACTGCTCATCTATCAAGGACTTCTCCATCTGATCCTGGACTTGAGGCAGAAAGACAGGAGGATGGTAAGTCTTGAAATAAATCAATGATTAAAAGGTTGTCAACATTACCTCAACATTTTCATGAATGCTGAAACATTGCTAAGAGTGTGCAAGACACCATTcctatgacctttgacatgataaataatgttatgtGAAATTAGacaatttctttttaaatggCCATAAGAGGATGTGACTCTTTTGACAATTCACAACTATTTGACTGTCTACCATAATGGGAAGGAGAGATGCctggtggagggggtggggcgggaGAGCTCAATACTGATTACCTTTAAGCAATAGTTTGGGTTTCTTGTTTagaaaattattaatattatatatgcaaaacaatttaaaacatatatacttattatttAAAATGATGTTACAATATTTCCTACAGAATTCCATACCTACCTGATGCAATGTTGAATGCTAACACTAagataaaattttcttctcactCAGAGGCGGGGGGGATGCAAATAGGCGAAAATTGAGCCACCACATTTATTACAAGTTTTGTCCGAGTTCTTATAATTCAGCTATTTTCTAGGCATATAGGTACATCTGCTGTTAAAATAGACTATATTAAGGGTATGGCAAATAATGGATTTATCAAAGCTCCTTAAATCCCACATTTCAAACGAGGCAAGTCAAATAGTAAACCTTTAGAAAAACTTTTATAAAAATGTATTCCAGATTGAAAAATGGTGTCCTCTCGTTACAAACAGCTGAATGTAATTTTTGTATTGGTGGTATAGAGGTACCTAGAGTCATCCAATTGAATGTATGTACCCTTTGCTTTGTCACATGCACCAGTGCCTTTGGTACACACAATTTGTTAACATTTATCTGTAAATTTCATATGTTATTTgctaattttctttttcttctttggcaGGCCTATGCTGGTGACCTACATAACCCTTTGGAACAATTCTTGAATCTAAGAAAGCCTCTGGAGGCCTACCATGACTACATGTATAGAAACCGTCTGTTACCAATTGGTATTCATATTACCTTACAGCCATTTAGAAATGGTGGAATACAGGTAATTGTCTTGCATAGAAACCGTCTGTTACCAATTGGTATTCATATTACCTTACACCCATTGAGATATGGTGGAATACAGGTAATTGCCTTGCACAGAAACCGTCTGAAACCACACAGTATTCATAATACCTTACAGCCATATAGAAATTGTGGAATACAGGTAATTGTCTTGTTTAGAAACCGTCTGTTACCAATTGGTATTCATATTACCTTACACCCATTGAGATATGGTGGAATACAGGTAATTGTCTTGCACAGAAACCGTCTGAAACCACACAGTATTCATATTACCTTACAGCCATTTAGAACTGGTGGAATACAGGTAATTGTCTTGTTTAAAAACCGTCTGCTACCACACGGTATTCATATTACCTTACAGCCATATAGAAATGGTGGAATACAGGTAATTGTCCTGCATAGAAACCATCTGTTACCAATTGGTATTCATGTTACCTTAAAGCCATTTAGAAATGGTGGAATACAGGTAATTGTCTTGCATAGAAACCGTCTGTTACCACATGGTATTCATAATACCTTACAGCCATTAAGAAATGGTGGAATACAGGTAATTGCAAGACAATCAAATACATTTCTGAAATCGGTGTTTAATGAATTGTTACCAATTTTATTTTAGCTAATGGGACACACCTTTGCAACATACACTAAATTTATTTGaccattggggagggggggggtggtgggtagTGTTCTTTATCTTTGACGTGTTTAAAGGATTCAATTCGTTTCTGataaagatcctgctaggatgaaAACCGTGAGGCCATGGAACTCTTTTTAACCTACCTAAAGATATGTTTTATTTCCAGAAGAAAAGAAGTTTGATAACTGTTTGTTTCTCGCTCTGAAATCTTTGCAGGTGAGGGAAGGCAGAGTATTTTCACTTCCTGCTG
Above is a genomic segment from Apostichopus japonicus isolate 1M-3 chromosome 5, ASM3797524v1, whole genome shotgun sequence containing:
- the LOC139968106 gene encoding cation channel sperm-associated auxiliary subunit gamma-like — protein: MKQHRPHLSLVMLSSLAFFLLIIFPDVSNTSSCSWEGQVSSDSSLFSNSLSLSNTDAVVHINNAVKRLQVHNLMPTNTQNISAYRYFIVAHVRCVDDRSDVGRVLFSRGGGAVITIIVPSETVTGEHITQKVLSLEGAPVEMDQSCSSAICDPGWVAPLPTSQDHHLIKVQISTRGGYHGIQSSQFIIHVDGYWREFESGDSPLTTISESMNSRHIQDHLRSLKPTIVYYLSPLTSPMFLLSDERGLIFSSNDFKDNIFLQVTATTVTRVCEEDARFVVSLPDRILYGDSYAAFEIFGNFAVVSQQSMDFIPINEVSCIKAIIIPPHSYLVEWFIYLIGSDGLATDKIYQAIIHTDEPLEFLAVTDGADSGACEFIKGANTDVSCSVIGGAVSATTPNEAFFLMEMGAAECNIDSGGCYFILQLKGSFMSHTWRLVTNFPWGNCTLMNSDLCGIEMPLNLTGVTTTARPSKHIFLWGSTLIHSPDEGVTWHQVTDYNSAEIILLTTSADGQMVILNKNQEILYGSYGSSISLTKLRPSSGWQLNEVLTMSSEVNQMVKTISVYFDSYFALREVIVSEDESNGQLSLSSRIIPAVRITQLEKESAPLRAGTMTTDKEEPPSCPFSRLLVSTELSSVERQEHYKLRPPSLTRSKLHDENSLLIYQGLLHLILDLRQKDRRMAYAGDLHNPLEQFLNLRKPLEAYHDYMYRNRLLPIGIHITLQPFRNGGIQVREGRVFSLPAEVFLDKGDSYQFKIELRGWSHEEREAGLYHHQNLDLIQMMVEVSDLNLLQVNLFRRVDYLRDTVEYTVTLEDLASIGHKAPPGMLLQVSSFTLEAWNSALSCFEETNDKTETKGLLGMTVLHGCPPGMVLQYDINATILYNGISSVYECPQVDPNLPCVYFKHEFRPLFKVLDVTTRKSKPFTGRYTLKVIGGQGTQEDEMSYFTQEEISKYNWLDSNTLVWVPLTASKEATAHVFNRKNNGLVWRCKQFSPCSDQPLNFPWMPEYTFLVEVSNKDVASSSSYCEYTVQFMVKVHGLPISSQRSVRIVAWCMLLSCGIIGLFLLCDWNERRIWQRTKLWAQQGFKVHPDMGSREWGIQTSASGSESSFSSNPFGDSIAARRTLNLEQPNRAEITWNLDGAWTESKSTNTLDQISKEVESEVL